One stretch of Mus pahari chromosome 5, PAHARI_EIJ_v1.1, whole genome shotgun sequence DNA includes these proteins:
- the Glrx2 gene encoding glutaredoxin 2 isoform X2 yields the protein MGNSKSSFLGKSAATPVNQIQETISNNCVVIFSKTSCSYCSMAKKIFHDMNVNYKAVELDMLEYGNQFQDALHKMTGERTVPRIFVNGRFIGGAADTHRLHKEGKLLPLVHQCYLKKSKRKDVE from the exons ATGGGAAACAGCAAATCATCGTTTTTGGGGAAGTCTGCAGCTACTCCTGTGAACCAGATCCAA gagACAATTTCTAACAATTGTGtggtgattttctcaaaaacatcCTGCTCTTACTGTTCAATGGCCAAGAAGATTTTCCATGACATGAATGTCAACTACAAAGCTGTGGAGTTGGATATGCTGGAATATGGTAACCAGTTTCAAGATGCGCTTCACAAGATGACTGGTGAAAGAACT GTTCCCAGGATATTTGTCAATGGAAGATTTATTGGAGGTGCAGCGGACACTCACAGGCTTCACAAAGAAGGGAAATTGCTGCCTCTGGTTCATcagtgttatttaaaaaaaagcaagaggaaagatGTTGAATGA
- the Glrx2 gene encoding glutaredoxin 2 isoform X1 translates to MSWSRAASVGRRLVASGRILAGRRGVAGAEGSGMGNSKSSFLGKSAATPVNQIQETISNNCVVIFSKTSCSYCSMAKKIFHDMNVNYKAVELDMLEYGNQFQDALHKMTGERTVPRIFVNGRFIGGAADTHRLHKEGKLLPLVHQCYLKKSKRKDVE, encoded by the exons ATGTCCTGGAGCCGCGCGGCTTCGGTGGGGAGGCGGCTAGTGGCGAGCGGGAGGATCTTGGCGGGGCGGCGCGGCGTGGCAGGAGCCGAGGGTTCGGG AATGGGAAACAGCAAATCATCGTTTTTGGGGAAGTCTGCAGCTACTCCTGTGAACCAGATCCAA gagACAATTTCTAACAATTGTGtggtgattttctcaaaaacatcCTGCTCTTACTGTTCAATGGCCAAGAAGATTTTCCATGACATGAATGTCAACTACAAAGCTGTGGAGTTGGATATGCTGGAATATGGTAACCAGTTTCAAGATGCGCTTCACAAGATGACTGGTGAAAGAACT GTTCCCAGGATATTTGTCAATGGAAGATTTATTGGAGGTGCAGCGGACACTCACAGGCTTCACAAAGAAGGGAAATTGCTGCCTCTGGTTCATcagtgttatttaaaaaaaagcaagaggaaagatGTTGAATGA
- the Ro60 gene encoding 60 kDa SS-A/Ro ribonucleoprotein encodes MEESANQLQPLSENQVANSEGGYVWQVTDMNRLHRFLCFGSEGGTYYIKEQKLGLENAEALIRLIEDGRGCEVIQEIKSFSQEGRTAKQEPLLFALAICSQCADINTKQAAFKAVPEVCRIPTHLFTFIQFKKDLKESMKCGMWGRALRKAVADWYNEKGGMAVALAVTKYKQRNGWSHKDLLRLSHLKPSSEGLAIVTKYITKGWKEVHEQYKEKALCAETEKLLKYLEAVEKVKRTKDDLEVIHLIEEHQLVREHLLTNHLKSKEVWKALLQEMPLTALLRNLGKMTANSVLEPGNSEVSLVCEKLSNEKLLKKARIHPFHVLIALETYRTGHGLRGKLKWIPDKEILQALDAAFYKTFKTVEPTGKRFLLAVDVSASMNQKVLGSVLNASTVAAAMCMVVTRTEKESSVVAFACDMVPFPVTTDMTLQQVLMAMNEVPAGSTDCSLPMIWAQKTGTAADVFIVFTDNETFAGQMHPAVALREYRKKMDIPAKLIVCGMTSNGFTIADPDDRGMLDMCGFDTAALDVIRNFTLDVI; translated from the exons ATGGAAGAATCTGCAAACCAGTTGCAGCCACTGAGTGAGAATCAAGTAGCTAACTCAGAGGGCGGCTACGTATGGCAGGTCACCGACATGAACCGGCTGCACCGCTTCTTGTGTTTTGGTTCTGAAGGTGGCACGTACTATATCAAAGAACAGAAGCTGGGCCTTGAGAATGCTGAAGCCTTAATTAGACTGATTGAAGACGGCAGAGGATGTGAAGTGATCCAGGAAATCAAGTCCTTTAGTCAGGAAGGCAGGACTGCCAAACAAGAGCCGCTGCTGTTTGCTTTGGCCATTTGTTCCCAGTGTGCGGACATAAACACAAAGCAAGCAGCCTTTAAAGCTGTCCCTGAAGTGTGTCGCATTCCGACCCACCTCTTCACTTTTATCCAGTTTAAGAAAGACCTGAAGGAGAGCATGAAATGTGGCATGTGGGGTCGCGCCCTACGGAAGGCCGTGGCAGACTGGTACAATGAAAAAGGCGGCATGGCGGTGGCGCTGGCGGTTACAAAGTATAAACAACGAAACGGCTGGTCTCACAAAGATCTCCTCCGACTGTCCCACCTTAAACCTTCCAGTGAAG GACTTGCTATTGTGACCAAATATATCACAAAGGGCTGGAAAGAAGTTCATGAGCAGTATAAAGAAAAAGCGCTTTGTGCGGAGACTGAGAAGCTACTAAAGTACctggaggctgtggagaaagtGAAGCGCACAAAAGATGACCTGGAAGTCATTCATCTAATTGAAGAACATCAGTTAGTTAGGGAACATCTGCTGACAAATCACTTGAAGTCTAAAGAG GTATGGAAGGCTTTGTTACAAGAAATGCCCCTTACTGCACTACTGAGGAACCTGGGAAAGATGACTGCTAATTCAGTGCTTGAACCAGGAAATTCTGAAGTATCTTTAGTATGTGAAAAACTGAGCAATGAAAAGCTGCTCAAAAAG GCTCGTATACATCCATTTCATGTTTTAATTGCATTAGAGACATATAGAACAGGACATGGGCTCAGAGGAAAACTGAAGTGGATTCCAGATAAAGAAATCTTACAAGCTTTAGATGctgctttttataaaacatttaag aCAGTTGAACCAACTGGGAAGCGTTTCTTGCTCGCTGTTGACGTCAGTGCCTCTATGAACCAGAAAGTCTTGGGTAGTGTACTCAATGCTAGTACTGTTGCCGCAGCAATGTGCATG GTGGTTACACGGACAGAAAAGGAGTCCTCGGTAGTTGCTTTTGCGTGCGATATGGTTCCGTTTCCAGTGACTACAGACATGACACTACAGCAGGTTTTAATGGCTATGAATGAA GTTCCAGCAGGCAGCACGGATTGTTCTCTTCCAATGATCTGGGCCCAGAAAACAGGCACAGCTGCAGATGTCTTCATTGTATTCACTGATAATGAGACCTTTGCGGGGCAGATgcatcctgctgttgccctgagGGAGTACCGAAAG AAAATGGATATTCCTGCTAAATTGATTGTTTGTGGGATGACATCAAATGGCTTTACCATTGCAGACCCAGATGATAGAGGCATGTTGGACATGTGCGGCTTTGACACTGCGGCTCTGGATGTAATTCGGAATTTCACATTGGATGTCATTTAA